The following coding sequences are from one Anas acuta chromosome 15, bAnaAcu1.1, whole genome shotgun sequence window:
- the KNOP1 gene encoding LOW QUALITY PROTEIN: lysine-rich nucleolar protein 1 (The sequence of the model RefSeq protein was modified relative to this genomic sequence to represent the inferred CDS: inserted 1 base in 1 codon; deleted 2 bases in 1 codon), which yields MPRRVATATAPPLPAAGGGPGPGXPFPFRGGALHMGRGRMTVKRKKKQIHEEPEQKNKRVKRSGSQTIINIEKGIPSVIKAGDDDRFETKTKARKKESLKEDECLDQLNLKKKNKKKKVGSELPKETRSESFVNVEGHLDVEQQEESEEQIKIFKKKRKKDRRHASFSLESNHSSDELSNHYTDGTQGNELFFKKSRKNVTLNLKLGSEVTKKKKKKDVFSSALEDIQDNAYKHSKKDCKKTNTCISEEKAVIDESRGTHITQSDEEGCMRRKKRKKKKKKPDSFLPLAGNQDICGVHDRTTALSDFRKRQRKEITFTDKEEEETIENSEIIRKTKKKKKNKKSKDVFSLMCEDKQEVESEQEELSGKKCWKNNKDNSEVTKKKKKKKIQKDKETTYSKVSLSNDNASNSQKITLLESNKKNKETEMKLAECATGDIVDTVLCNSNHMPCDKKGEKKVPRDSAEESGSKATIKQKKIRGEDMGKEASENSDDVTIVQEKKGNCDEVNIDKARRQALQEEIDRESGKTEVYGSKMQTDTKIGQWSTAAFQSSERGMKFLRLMGGFKKGSAPTQDLSATTNKPNMALNKEGEEKLQQALTMEFDKAMDLKQHRRIGLGFQPAATKKVYIDKYTSRSIKFED from the exons atgCCGCGCCGCGTCGCCACGGCAACCGCTCCGCCATTACCCGCGGCTGGAggcggccccgggcccg tCCCGTTCCCCTTCCGGGGCGGC GCGCTGCACATGGGCCGCGGCAG aatgacagtaaagagaaagaaaaaacaaattcacGAGGAacctgaacagaaaaataaaagagtgaaACGTAGTGGGAGCCAGACTATCATTAACATTGAGAAAGGCATTCCAAGTGTCATTAAAGCAGGGGATGATGACCGGTTTGAGACAAAAACAAAGgccaggaaaaaggaaagtttaAAAGAAGATGAATGTTTAGATCAATTaaatctgaagaagaaaaacaaaaaaaagaaagttggcTCTGAATTACCAAAAGAAACACGTTCAGAAAGCTTTGTGAATGTAGAAGGCCATCTGGATGTAGAACAACAAGAGGAATCGGAGGAACAAATtaagattttcaaaaagaagagaaaaaaagatcgACGCCATGCCTCCTTCTCACTGGAGAGTAATCACAGCAGTGATGAGCTTTCAAATCATTATACAGATGGTACTCAgggaaatgaactttttttcaaaaaaagcagaaagaatgtCACTTTGAATTTGAAACTGGGTAGTGAagtaactaagaaaaaaaagaagaaagatgttttttcttcagcattagAGGACATCCAGGACAATGCATATAAGCATTCTAAAAAAgactgtaaaaaaacaaacacatgcatttcagaagagaaagcCGTTATTGATGAAAGTCGTGGAACACATATTACTCAGAGTGATGAGGAAGGTtgtatgagaagaaaaaagaggaagaagaagaaaaagaagcctgACTCCTTTTTACCTCTAGCAGGTAATCAGGATATCTGTGGAGTTCATGATAGAACCACTGCATTAAGTGacttcagaaaaagacaaagaaaggaaattacatTCACGgataaagaggaagaagaaactaTTGAGAATTCTGAAATTATCAGAAAGaccaagaagaagaagaaaaacaagaaaagcaaagatgttTTCTCCTTAATGTGTGAAGATAAGCAAGAAGTTGAGTCTGAGCAGGAAGaactgtctggaaaaaaatgctggaagaaTAACAAAGATAATAGTGAAGTAaccaagaagaagaagaaaaagaagattcaAAAGGACAAGGAAACTACTTACTCAAAAGTTTCTTTAAGCAATGACAACGCATCTAACAGCCAAAAAATAACACTAttagaaagcaacaaaaagaacaaagagacCGAAATGAAGCTAGCTGAATGTGCCACAGGGGACATTGTAGATACAGTATTATGCAATTCCAATCACATGCCCTGTgacaaaaaaggggaaaaaaaagtaccacGGGACTCTGCAGAAGAATCAGGTTCAAAAGCaactataaaacagaaaaagatcagAGGAGAAGACATGGGAAAAGAGGCATCG gaaaatagTGATGATGTAACTattgtgcaggaaaaaaaaggaaactgtgaTGAAGTTAATATAGACAAG GCGAGGCGGCAGGCTCTACAAGAAGAAATTGATAGAGAATCTGGAAAAACTGAAGTTTATGGTTCCAAAATGCAAACG gaTACAAAGATTGGCCAGTGGAGTACAGCTGCTTTTCAAAGTTCTGAGCGAGGAATGAAATTTCTTCGACTGATGGGTGGTTTTAAAAAGGGCTCTGCACCTACCCAAGATCTCTCAGCAActacaaacaaaccaaacatgGCTCTGAacaaggaaggggaggaaaaattaCAGCAGGCTCTGACGATGGAATTTGATAAAGCAATGGACTTGAAACAACATAGAAGAATCGGTCTTGGATTTCAGCCTGCTGCCACCAAAAAAGTGTACATAGACAAATATACATCTAGATCTATAAAATTTGAAGATTAG